One part of the Magallana gigas chromosome 5, xbMagGiga1.1, whole genome shotgun sequence genome encodes these proteins:
- the LOC136275352 gene encoding uncharacterized protein: MGSLNGLKITGGPRNFPVLMVFCILTNAIQQATARDEPTTTDTTATADRRICPVMLITPSFLETDFGKRAIFSGFKEAKLEHSLKARWQVTRNGSTETIDVNDDKYKGSKLLPNLTLIINKAAFEDEGFYRFQVMIEDGWCTSKRMEIRKVRGILQHGDPCTQTRECNDRMELICSDTYKKCVCNSLYAYYNGSRCYFQSSLKAIFTNSVISTTSMEVNWRDPSQDENLVRRYILEISETNGFFSVNKSIDRQNEYHVNSTFVPGHLFTVTITSVVFLNDVGKTVYIKSNVLHLVVEPLPPGAINISGSNFHPEHLHLNWAVPKMNTSIDMYVIILNGYSHNCPNNFYDWPRRLEPGTKYNVTIKAVSWWNRNFEKESDPYYEEITTIRTPRVILSSTPFYRVPYLSNLKANASIQHQADFPPILEVKWQKVHYYTGTAEDIDITHGKFIGSTVDRSNPLLYINGVTFEEGYPNYYRCLARNSEGWGASDNVSLSVIGSLKYNVPCKESRECLYGSDMYCQSGRCRCSYSYYHSNSSCVHRSNLQGHTLNHQSFFCEEGAGFSFQWKEPFRDTDLVIGYEVLWREETISYNGSSGSKFVGKNTTYITPCSLKLKPGRLYWTTVRTHAELKNPKENITVDESSQSIILDPLRPCPIMKNQCNRSPDNLYLKWEKWSTGFVNHYKVTIDKKTQITTGYEPEIRWNSLLMSEHEYEVTIIALSYGYTTNYPTYGTKESAPNVFKIKTTRSLITKKIDKA, from the exons TCTGTCCAGTTATGCTGATAACGCCGTCATTTTTGGAAACCGATTTTGGGAAACGAGCAATATTCAGTGGTTTTAAAGAAGCAAAACTGGAACACAGTCTTAAAGCAAGATGGCAGGTAACAAGAAATGGATCAACAGAAACCATTGATGTTAACGACGACAAATATAAGGGAAGCAAACTCTTGCCAAACCTCACGTTAATCATCAATAAAGCTGCATTTGAAGATGAAGgtttttatcgatttcaagTGATGATTGAAGATGGCTGGTGTACGAGCAAAAGGATGGAAATAAGGAAAGTCAGAGGAA TTTTGCAGCACGGCGATCCTTGCACGCAGACGAGGGAATGTAACGATAGAATGGAATTAATCTGTTCAGATACCTACAAAAAATGCGTTTGTAACAGTTTGTATGCCTACTATAATGGAAGCAGATGCTACTTCC AATCATCTCTTAAGGCAATTTTTACGAACAGTGTAATTTCGACAACTTCCATGGAAGTCAATTGGAGGGATCCATCACAGGATGAAAATCTTGTACGGCGGTACATCCTTGAAATTTCTGAAACCAATGGATTTTTCTCAGTAAATAAATCTATAGATCGACAGAATGAATATCATGTCAACTCCACTTTCGTTCCCGGACATTTATTTACTGTGACAATAACTTCTGTTGTTTTCCTCAATGATGTCGGAAAGACTGTATATATTAAAAGTAATGTGCTACATCTTGTAGTTG AGCCATTACCACCTGGTGCAATCAACATCAGTGGAAGTAATTTTCATCCAGAGCATCTGCACCTTAACTGGGCAGTTCCTAAAATGAATACCTCCATCGATATGTACGTCATCATTTTAAATGGATATTCTCATAACTGTCCAAACAACTTTTATGACTGGCCAAGGAGATTGGAACCTGGAACAAAATACAATGTTACCATAAAAGCTGTCAGTTGGTGGAATCGAAACTTCGAAAAAGAAAGCGATCCATATTACGAAGAAATAACTACAATCA GAACTCCAAGAGTTATTTTGTCTTCCACTCCATTCTATCGTGTACCCTACTTATCGAATCTCAAAGCGAACGCATCAATTCAGCATCAAGCTGATTTTCCACCTATTCTTGAAGTGAAGTGGCAAAAGGTTCACTACTATACAGGAACAGCAGAAGATATAGATATAACTCACGGCAAATTCATTGGAAGCACTGTTGATAGAAGTAATCCACTTTTGTATATCAATGGAGTTACTTTCGAAGAAGGCTATCCCAACTATTACCGATGTTTAGCAAGAAATTCAGAAGGATGGGGAGCTAGCGACAATGTATCTTTGTCTGTCATTGGAA GCTTGAAGTACAATGTACCTTGTAAAGAAAGCAGGGAATGTCTTTATGGGTCTGACATGTACTGTCAGTCTGGCAGGTGTCGCTGTTCTTACTCATATTACCATAGCAACTCTAGTTGTGTTCATA GATCCAACTTACAAGGACACACGCTCAACCATCAAAGTTTCTTCTGTGAAGAAGGAGCTGGATTTTCGTTTCAGTGGAAAGAACCATTCCGCGATACGGATTTGGTGATTGGATATGAAGTTTTATGGAGGGAAGAAACCATCAGTTACAATGGGAGTTCTGGCTCTAAGTTTGTTGGAAAGAACACTACATACATAACACCATGCTCCCTGAAATTAAAACCAGGGCGACTGTATTGGACAACAGTCAGAACACATGCCGAATTAAAGAATCCAAAGGAAAATATAACTGTAGATGAGTCTTCGCAGTCAATAATACTTG ATCCCTTACGACCCTGCCCGATCATGAAGAATCAGTGTAATCGCTCACCTGACAACCTATATTTAAAGTGGGAGAAATGGTCAACAGGTTTTGTGAACCATTACAAAGTAACCATCgacaaaaaaacacaaataacaaCGGGATACGAACCAGAAATACGCTGGAATTCTCTGCTGATGTCCGAACACGAATATGAGGTCACGATCATAGCACTCAGCTATGGCTATACGACAAACTATCCTACCTACGGCACCAAAGAAAGCGCTCCTAATGTTTTTAAGATCAAGACCACTCGAT CTCTCATCactaaaaaaatagataaagcTTAA